The proteins below are encoded in one region of Silene latifolia isolate original U9 population unplaced genomic scaffold, ASM4854445v1 scaffold_139, whole genome shotgun sequence:
- the LOC141637713 gene encoding uncharacterized protein LOC141637713 codes for MDFNDPNFLQNLQEALKNINFTPGQRMQPRREPVKYMDEFKINELPEFVGGTDPEEYFEWERQMERMFDFKDIDDEKRCKYAILKLRKNASLWYESLKAARAREGKEKLASWESLKRKLRKRFVPKTHKIDLYRKLAELMQGSLSIADYIAEFERITLMSEVEEIEEQKMARFFRGLNLNIAHAVEMHPYSSFDMLCDLCIKAEGQNKTKRAYVSNSSKVNPWSKPDLSKNMGASSSSSSKPTVPATPVAQTVPKTVQTPKEKSVATVRCFKCQGFGHFQNACPNKRNITLREAVDVRDELFEEDNEDGLFLLNETEEGEVDFEPYEPPMYDTNLVLRRTLQANTEPITTEQRDQIFHTKCQVKDKWCSVIIDGGSCTNVASTEMVEKLALVTMVHPKPYNLHWLDDGSKVKVTRQVRVGFTMGSYKDEVLCDVIPMDACHILLGRPWQFERNVNHNGRSNEYSLLVNGKKIVLRPMSPEAIRAMHAKKGKKPSLSMFASEREVEQAIDNGETVYALVSSESPTKTITTSHEDGILKELLHEFKDVFPEDVPPGLPPIRGIEHQIDLVPGAPLPNKAAYRSNPEETKELQRQKDGTWRMCIDSRAVNNITIKYRFPIPRLDDMLDELHGSVIFSKIDLRSGYHQIRMREGDEWKTAFKTKHGLYEWLVMPFGLTNAPSTFMRLMNEVLKPFLGHFVVVYLDDILIYSKSIQEHFEHLRAVFETLRKQQLYGKAEKCTFLVDNVVFLGYVVSKDGVSVDQTKIEAIRSWPSPKTVTEVRSFHGLASFYRRFIRDFSTVTSPITECMKKGTFHWSEAAQGAFETIKRKLCEAPVLALPDFSQPFEVECDASGVGIGAVLIQNKRPIAYFSEKLGGARLNYSTYDKEFYAIVRALNHWSHYLRPSHFILHSDHESLKHIHGQQKLNPRHAKWVEFLQSFYFSSKYKDGKSNVVADALSRRYSLLSTLEVRLLGFETLKDYYLEDIDFGKIYKECQDGSFKEFVIQDGFLFKGNLLCVPKHSVRELLVREAHGGGLAGHFGVQKTLDVLKEHFHWPKMQGDVYNIVSKCVTCHLMKSKFKPGEYTPLPVPIRPWEDVSMDFIVALPRTQRGKDAIMVVHSPFEVVYGLNPYLPLDLIPLPKDELVHKDADSKLKSMIKLHEQVRERIKTVNEAYKKKSNKHRKPRLFNPGDLVWLHLRKERFPSKRKNKLMPRAEGPYKVIEKVNDNAYKIELDDDGISELRTIPFKGGGDDTILIDEEVNLDLEQLNETVPRTVQVHQLFGTKSESAKGVVCLLGRQV; via the exons ATGGATTTTAATGAtccaaattttcttcaaaatctcCAAGAGGCTTTAAAGAACATCAACTTTACCCCAGGACAACGTATGCAACCACGGAGAGAACCGGTCAAGTACATGGATGAGTTCAAAATCAATGAACTTCCAGAGTTTGTTGGTGGCACGGATCCCGAGGAATATTTTGAATGGGAAAGACAGATGGAGAGGATGTTCGACTTCAAGGACATTGATGATGAGAAGCGTTGCAAATATGCAATCTTGAAGCTACGCAAGAATGCATCTTTATGGTATGAAAGTTTGAAGGCTGCTAGGGCACGTGAAGGGAAGGAAAAGCTAGCTTCATGGGAGTCTTTAAAACGTAAGCTACGAAAGAGGTTTGTTCCCAAAACTCATAAGATTGATTTATATCGTAAATTGGCTGAATTAATGCAAGGGAGCTTGAGTATTGCCGATTATATTGCTGAATTTGAAAGAATAACCCTTATGAGTGAAGTAGAGGAGATTGAGGAACAAAAGATGGCTCGTTTCTTTCGAGGGTTAAACCTTAATATTGCTCATGCGGTCGAGATGCACCCTTATTCTTCTTTCGATATGTTATGTGATCTTTGTATCAAGGCGGAAGGGCAAAATAAGACTAAACGTGCTTATGTGAGTAACTCATCGAAAGTTAATCCTTGGAGTAAACCTGATTTGTCTAAGAATATGGGAGCTAGTTCGAGTTCTAGTTCGAAACCTACTGTTCCAGCAACACCAGTCGCTCAAACAGTTCCTAAGACTGTTCAGACGCCTAAAGAAAAGAGTGTAGCTACTGTTCGTTGTTTTAAGTGTCAAGGTTTTGGACACTTTCAGAATGCTTGTCCTAACAAACGAAATATCACATTGCGAGAGGCCGTGGATGTTCGTGATGAGTTATTTGAAGAAGACAACGAAGATGGGTTGTTTCTACTGAATGAAACCGAGGAGGGAGAGGTGGATTTTGAGCCTTATGAACCACCTATGTATGATACTAATCTTGTTCTACGACGTACTTTGCAAGCTAATACAGAGCCTATTACAACGGAGCAACGAGACCAGATTTTTCATACAAAGTGTCAAGTGAAAGACAAGTGGTGTAGTGTGATTATTGACGGAGGAAGTTGCACGAATGTGGCTTCAACGGAGATGGTAGAAAAATTGGCACTCGTTACTATGGTACATCCTAAACCTTATAATTTACATTGGCTTGATGATGGTAGCAAGGTGAAGGTTACAAGACAGGTACGTGTTGGTTTTACAATGGGTTCTTACAAGGACGAGGTGCTTTGTGACGTTATtcctatggatgcttgtcatattcTCTTAGGACGTCCTTGGCAATTTGAACGTAATGTTAATCACAATGGAAGAAGTAATGAATATTCTTTATTGGTGAATGGCAAGAAGATAGTGTTGCGTCCTATGTCCCCGGAAGCAATTCGGGCTATGCAcgcaaagaagggtaagaaaccaaGTTTATCTATGTTTGCTAGTGAACGAGAGGTGGAGCAAGCTATTGATAATGGTGAAACAGTATATGCATTGGTCTCAAGTGAGAGTCCTACAAAGACCATCACAACGAGTCATGAAGACGGAATACTTAAAGAACTATTGCACGAGTTTAAGGATGTCTTCCCCGAAGATGTACCACCGGGTTTGCCTCCTATTCGTGGAATTGAGCATCAAATTGATCTCGTACCAGGTGCTCCCCTTCCTAATAAGGCCGCTTATCGTAGTAATCCCGAGGAGACCAAGGAGTTACAACGTC AAAAGGATGGAACGTGGAGGATGTGCATCGATAGTAGAGCGGTAAATAATATCACCATCAAATATCGCTTTCCTATtccaagacttgatgatatgtTAGATGAGCTTCATGGTTCGGTCATATTTTCAAAAATCGATTTGAGAAGTGGTTATCATCAGATTCGAATGCGTGAAGGTGATGAATGGAAGACCGCGTTCAAaacgaagcatggtttatatGAATGGTTGGTAATGCCATTCGGTCTCACTAATGCCCCAAGTAcctttatgagattaatgaatgaaGTTTTGAAACCATTCTTGGGACATTTTGTTGTCGTCTACTTGGACGATATTCTAATTTATAGTAAGAGTATCCAGGAGCATTTTGAACACTTACGGGCAGTGTTTGAAACACTTCGAAAACAGCAGCTATATGGTAAGGCCGAGAAGTGTACATTCTTGGTAGATAACGTGGTGTTCTTGGGTTATGTTGTCTCGAAAGATGGAGTATCGGTTGATCAAACAAAGATAGAGGCTATTCGTTCTTGGCCAAGTCCTAAAACAGTAACTGAGGTTAGATCTTTTCATGGACTTGCTTCCTTCTATCGACGTTTTATTCGTGATTTTAGTACCGTTACTAGTCCTATTAcggagtgtatgaagaaaggcaCATTCCATTGGAGCGAGGCTGCCCAAGGGGCGTTTGAAACAATTAAAAGGAAGCTATGTGAAGCTCCCGTGTTAGCATTACCCGACTTCTCACAACCTTTCGAAGTCGAATGCGATGCTAGTGGTGTAGGGATTGGAGCTGTTCTTATTCAAAATAAGCGACCCATTGCTTATTTCTCGGAGAAGTTAGGAGGAGCTCGACTTAATTATTCAACCtatgacaaggaattttatgCTATTGTTAGGGCTCTTaatcattggagtcattatcttCGTCCTAGTCACTTTATTTTACACTCGGATCATGaatcattaaaacatatacatggGCAACAAAAGTTGAATCCGAGGCATGCTAAGTGGGTTGAATTCCTACAATCATTTTATTTTTCATCGAAGTATAAGGATGGTAAGAGTAACGTTGTGGCAGATGCTCTTTCACGCCGTTATTCATTATTATCTACACTTGAAGTTCGTTTGCTAGGTTTTGAGACCTTGAAAGATTACTATCTTGAAGATATTGATTTTGGAAAGATTTACAAGGAATGTCAAGATGGTTCATTCAAAGAATTCGTGATTCAAGACGGATTCCTCTTCAAAGGTAATCTTCTTTGTGTACCTAAGCATTCGGTTCGTGAATTATTGGTGCGTGAAGCACATGGAGGTGGGTTAGCTGGTCATTTTGGTGTGCAAAAGACGTTGGATGTATTGAAGGAACATTTTCATTGGCCAAAGATGCAAGGAGATGTATACAACATTGTGAGCAAGTGTGTGACTTGTCATCTTATGAAAAGCAAGTTCAAGCCCGGAGAATACACTCCATTGCCGGTTCCGATTAGACCATGGGAAGATGTGtcgatggatttcattgttgctttgcCTCGCACTCAACGAGGTAAGGATGCTATCATGGTAGT TCACTCTCCATTTGAGGTTGTTTATGGTTTGAATCCTTACTTACCGTTAGACTTAATACCGTTACCTAAAGATGAATTGGTGCATAAGGATGCGGATTCAAAGTTGAAGTCTATGATCAAGCTACATGAACAGGTAAGAGAACGGATCAAAACCGTTAATGAGGCTTACAAGaagaaatcaaacaaacataGGAAGCCAAGGCTTTTCAATCCAGGAGAtttggtatggttacatttgaggAAAGAAAGGTTCCCTAGCAAGAGGAAAAACAAATTAATGCCAAGGGCCGAGGGACCTTACAAAGTGATCGAGAAAGTGAATGATAATGCATACAAAATCGAA CTTGATGATGATGGGATTtctgaattgaggacaattcctttcaaagggggaggggatgatacgATATTGATTGATGAGGAAGTTAACTTAGACCTGGAGCAGCTAAATGAAACAGTCCCGAGGACTGTTCAGGTCCATCAGCTATTTGGTACCAAGTCCGAGTCAGCCAAAGGAGTCGTGTGTTTACTTGGGCGCCAAGTATAG
- the LOC141637714 gene encoding uncharacterized protein LOC141637714, with amino-acid sequence MDACHLLLGRPWEFDRDSVHHGKDNTYTFKFGSRKVILAPLPPVLKHIPTPSMLEPSKEVLLINGAEMLQELKEDRDVYVLIAKGVVGEQEKGLPSEVQRLLKTYGDVFPNELPSGLPPLRGIEHQIDFIPGDTLPNKAAYRSDPKASQELQQQIGELMSKGFVRESLSPCAVPALLVPKKDGRFIKDFSTLMAPITECMKKGEFKWGDKAETSFNTIKEKLCESPILALLNFDKLFEHKLNHRHAKWVEFLQSFNFARKYIEGKDNVVADALSRRFIMLSYMEQRVLGFEHMKEFYQEDPDFKEEWGSLQNGRAKGGHYLVQEGFLFRGNRPYTPLPVPNQPWEDISMDFIVALPRTQRGKDSIMVIVDRFSKMAHFIACKKTEDASSVADLYFKEVVKLHGVPKSIVSDRDSKKKIDFDAKKRVEQILQIHAQVKKQIEKTNEAYKARAKGPKQATNFEVGDLVWINLRKERFPAKRKNKLMPRADGPFEVLEKIGSNAYKINLPGDYEAWAAVFCGY; translated from the exons ATGGATGCTTGTCACTTGCTACTTGGGAGACCGTGGGAGTTTGATAGGGACTCGGTTCATCATGGTAAAGACAACACCTACACCTTCAAatttggctcaagaaaggtcatCCTAGCACCTTTACCACCTGTTCTCAAGCATATTCCAACACCCTCCATGCTTGAACCATCTAAGGAAGTGTTGCTAATCAATGGGGCAGAAATGTTACAAGAGTTGAAGGAGGATAGGGATGTGTATGTGCTTATAGCCAAGGGAGTGGTGGGAGAGCAAGAGAAGGGGCTGCCTAGTGAGGTCCAACGCCTACTCAAAACCTATGGTGATGTGTTTCCAAATGAGCTCCCTAGTGGCTTACCTCCTCTTAGAGGAATTGAACAccaaattgatttcattccgggaGATACTCTACCCAACAAGGcagcctatagaagtgatcctaaagctaGCCAAGAATTGCAACAACAAATTGGAGAGCTTATGAGCAAGGGCTTTGTGAGGGAGAGCCTTAGCCCTTGTGCCGTTCCAGCCTTGCTtgtgcccaagaaagatgg gaggtttatcaaggattttagcACTCTCATGGCTCCTATAACTGAATGTATGAAGAAGggggagttcaaatggggagaTAAAGCTGAAACTTCCTTCAACACCATCAAGGAAAAGCTAtgtgagtctcctattcttgCTTTGCTGAATTTTGATAAgttgtttgaa CATAAGCTCAACCatagacatgccaaatgggttgagttcttacaatcattcaACTTTGCAAGAAAGTACATAGAAGGGAAGGATAACGTGGTTGCGGATGCTCTATCAAGAAGGTTCATTATGTTAAGTTACATGGAACAAAGAGTGCTTGGATTTGAGCACATGAAAGAGTTTTACCAAGAGGATCCAGATTTCAAGGAGGAGTGGGGGTCATTGCAAAATGGACGAGCTAAAGGGGGTCATTACTTGGTCCAAGAGGGGTTCTTGTTTCGTGGAAACC GCCCCTATACTCCTTTACCCGTCCCAAACCAGCCATGGGAGGACATTAGCATGGATTTCATAGTTGCTTtgccaagaactcaaagaggcAAGGACTCCATCATGGTTATTGTGGATAGGTTTAGCAAGATGGCTCACTTCATTGCTTGTAAGAAAACGGAGGATGCATCTAGTGTGGCTGATTTATACTTCAAAGAGGTGGTTAAGCTCCATGGAGTTCCCAAGTCTATTGTCTCGGATAGGGACTCAAA GAAAAAGATTGATTTCGATGCTAAGAAAAGAGTTGAGCAAATACTACAAATCCATGCTCAAgttaagaagcaaattgagaaaacAAATGAAGCATACAAAGCAAGGGCCAAGGGTCCTAAGCAAGCCACAAACTTTGAAGTAGGGGATCTTGTTTGGATTAACCTAAGAAAAGAAAGATTTCCAGCCAAAAGGAAGAACAAGCTCATGCCAAGAGCGGATGGTCCATTCGAAGTCCTTGAAAAGATTGGGTCCAATGCCTACAAGATTAACTTGCCCGGAGATTATGAG GCATGGGCTGCCGTGTTTTGTGGCTATTAG